In a single window of the Papaver somniferum cultivar HN1 chromosome 8, ASM357369v1, whole genome shotgun sequence genome:
- the LOC113305345 gene encoding uncharacterized protein LOC113305345 translates to MGSLYISSRLFLIRPWSPFIEQYISSIRSVPVWMIIRDLPIHLWNATGFARICSLVGTPIMTDTPTAMKTRMSFARVCVEIDSNCTFPSELPYQIDDKKYKVRVEYPWKPALCSLCKSFGHSSAKCGYNPAPK, encoded by the coding sequence ATGGGTTCTCTGTATATTTCTAGTAGATTGTTCTTAATTCGTCCATGGTCTCCATTTATTGAACAATATATTAGTTCAATCAGATCTGTACCTGTATGGATGATAATTAGAGATTTGCCAATTCATCTTTGGAATGCTACTGGATTTGCTAGGATTTGTAGTCTTGTAGGAACTCCAATTATGACTGATACTCCTACAGCAATGAAAACTAGAATGTCCTTTGCTAGAGTTTGTGTAGAAATTGATTCAAACTGCACCTTTCCTTCAGAGCTTCCTTATCAAATTGATGACAAAAAGTATAAGGTGAGGGTTGAATATCCATGGAAGCCTGCTCTATGTTCTCTTTGTAAGAGTTTTGGGCACTCAAGTGCTAAGTGTGGTTACAATCCTGCACCTAAGTAA